One stretch of Saccharopolyspora erythraea DNA includes these proteins:
- a CDS encoding aminoglycoside phosphotransferase family protein: MAIPELTGQDVAAGVGELLPEAAPIRPLRPLRQGRSHASWVLESSRGRLVGKVFLGRLGAGGLARLAEHRRVCEQGIPVPAVLAFTASCAAVAGRPLTVFKYLPGRDAEEALPSLESETVLEVMRDTGAALARLHQVPVEGFGDPLAGREATSASWNDVVVGRAEALLSAYRSVDGVPAALIKAGLELLCELAEKVSPVVWPAVTHLDVYLPNILLDEQGSFRALLDLEHVRWGDPVMDFVKPAMWMFADQPEWAEAFIDGYRASNRWPAAWSERLAVATGLELLTGVEYWVRVADHAMRENYLRRLRAWVQSDGVDHVWSAISRTTRLA; encoded by the coding sequence GTGGCGATTCCAGAGCTTACTGGCCAGGATGTCGCGGCAGGCGTGGGCGAGCTACTGCCGGAGGCGGCCCCGATTCGCCCGCTGCGGCCCTTGCGGCAAGGCCGTAGCCATGCGTCATGGGTGCTGGAATCGTCACGTGGCCGGCTGGTGGGCAAGGTGTTCCTGGGCCGTCTCGGGGCGGGCGGATTGGCGCGGCTGGCTGAGCATCGCCGCGTGTGTGAGCAGGGAATACCGGTGCCGGCTGTGCTGGCGTTCACCGCCTCCTGCGCGGCGGTGGCAGGTCGGCCGTTGACCGTGTTCAAGTACCTGCCGGGCAGGGACGCCGAGGAGGCGTTGCCTTCGCTGGAGTCTGAGACGGTGCTGGAGGTGATGCGGGATACCGGCGCGGCGCTGGCTCGGCTACATCAAGTCCCTGTCGAAGGCTTCGGTGATCCCCTAGCCGGGCGGGAGGCGACATCAGCGAGCTGGAATGACGTCGTCGTAGGGCGGGCGGAGGCACTGCTGTCTGCTTATCGATCGGTCGACGGCGTTCCGGCTGCGTTGATCAAGGCGGGCTTGGAGTTGTTGTGCGAGTTGGCCGAGAAGGTGTCGCCGGTGGTGTGGCCGGCGGTCACGCACCTGGATGTGTACCTGCCCAACATTCTGCTCGATGAGCAGGGCAGCTTTCGTGCGCTCTTGGACTTGGAGCATGTGCGGTGGGGCGATCCGGTGATGGACTTCGTCAAGCCCGCGATGTGGATGTTCGCCGATCAACCAGAGTGGGCCGAGGCGTTCATCGACGGCTATCGAGCGTCCAATCGATGGCCTGCAGCCTGGTCGGAGCGGTTGGCCGTGGCAACAGGGTTGGAGCTGTTGACTGGGGTGGAGTACTGGGTGCGGGTCGCCGATCACGCGATGCGCGAGAACTACCTGCGGCGACTGCGAGCATGGGTTCAATCTGACGGGGTCGATCATGTGTGGTCGGCGATCAGTCGGACGACTCGGCTCGCGTAA
- a CDS encoding glycosyltransferase family 4 protein, whose protein sequence is MSAAVPNLVFVLDTPNVWRGRALAGTPARVLALAEHSHRAGAAVTLVLCDRGADYGEATDWPFDVVLIHPSDFYVPRALAGLLGRAVVDFLVLCEAESLVAIGRELAGLLGGRLVYDMHDDDAAVAASVGEPPETVQTHATTQRIALRTADNVIVSTDNENELAANAGVPALRTALLPNGADPNQRRYWGPDTDAATLVFVGNLYYQPNARAVEAIRSVIMPALRADGLDVRARIVGRGPAALTRGGQGIEFTGRVDTIDQALERTTLALAPLTAGSGAKMKVLDYLAAGLPVLGTSEAVTGLPAAHPGVLVDDDLHMWPTRIAALLRDPDTLHQMGRGGRRCIERELSWQQIGAGLVRRCRAWLNAISPRAKPTVDRYCAGQPRWLSEHVDQDALGAPEITQPGQPHWLRRRSTVTPKGC, encoded by the coding sequence ATGAGCGCTGCCGTCCCGAACCTCGTCTTCGTGCTCGATACGCCGAACGTGTGGCGCGGTCGAGCATTGGCAGGCACGCCTGCACGTGTCCTTGCGCTTGCCGAGCACAGTCACCGCGCCGGCGCCGCTGTCACGCTGGTGCTGTGCGATCGCGGTGCGGACTACGGTGAGGCCACGGACTGGCCGTTCGATGTCGTGCTCATACATCCCAGCGACTTCTACGTGCCCCGCGCACTCGCCGGGCTCCTCGGACGAGCTGTGGTGGACTTCCTTGTTTTGTGCGAAGCGGAATCGCTTGTTGCCATTGGGCGTGAGCTAGCCGGTCTGCTGGGTGGGCGTTTGGTGTACGACATGCACGACGACGACGCCGCAGTCGCAGCCAGCGTCGGTGAGCCGCCGGAGACAGTGCAGACCCACGCGACGACACAGCGCATCGCGCTGCGTACCGCCGACAACGTGATCGTTTCTACGGACAACGAAAATGAGCTGGCAGCCAATGCGGGTGTTCCCGCGCTGCGAACGGCGTTGCTGCCCAACGGTGCCGACCCGAACCAGCGCCGCTACTGGGGACCGGATACCGACGCCGCGACGTTGGTCTTCGTTGGCAACCTCTACTACCAACCCAATGCTCGCGCGGTCGAGGCCATTCGCAGCGTGATCATGCCTGCACTGCGCGCCGACGGTCTCGACGTTCGGGCGCGCATCGTCGGCCGCGGCCCCGCCGCGCTAACCCGCGGAGGTCAAGGCATCGAGTTCACCGGCCGCGTGGACACGATCGACCAAGCCTTGGAACGCACCACCCTCGCACTCGCGCCGCTGACCGCGGGATCGGGCGCGAAAATGAAGGTTCTCGACTACCTCGCTGCAGGGCTGCCGGTGCTGGGCACAAGCGAAGCCGTGACCGGCCTTCCCGCCGCACATCCGGGCGTGCTCGTCGACGACGACTTGCACATGTGGCCCACGCGGATCGCCGCGCTGCTGCGCGACCCCGACACACTCCATCAGATGGGGCGGGGAGGCCGTCGCTGCATCGAACGAGAGCTGTCGTGGCAGCAGATCGGCGCTGGGCTGGTACGGCGCTGCCGAGCGTGGCTCAACGCCATCTCGCCACGAGCGAAGCCGACCGTCGACCGCTACTGCGCCGGTCAGCCGCGGTGGCTGAGCGAGCACGTCGATCAAGACGCCCTGGGAGCCCCGGAGATCACCCAGCCCGGACAACCGCACTGGCTGCGCCGCCGTAGCACCGTCACACCGAAAGGCTGCTGA
- a CDS encoding SH3 domain-containing protein, whose protein sequence is MFGVPRPVLYAVAGVLVFMWATGTQAGGLLGGSGPCEFQVNADVLNVRAGPGTGENQVDSLLNGAKVRGTPTVVNGFRDLGGGRWAADEFLTRKPGSKCEP, encoded by the coding sequence ATGTTCGGGGTGCCGCGTCCGGTCTTGTACGCAGTTGCGGGTGTGCTCGTCTTCATGTGGGCGACGGGCACCCAGGCGGGCGGCCTGCTCGGCGGATCGGGCCCCTGCGAGTTCCAGGTGAACGCCGACGTGCTCAACGTCCGCGCGGGCCCTGGCACCGGCGAGAATCAGGTCGACTCGCTGCTCAACGGCGCGAAGGTGCGCGGGACCCCCACCGTGGTCAACGGCTTCCGCGACCTCGGCGGTGGGCGCTGGGCCGCCGACGAGTTCCTGACCCGCAAGCCCGGCAGCAAGTGCGAGCCATGA
- a CDS encoding metal-dependent hydrolase produces MATGPTHAMSGLAAWAAVTALADTHAIGQLSPKTWVVGATLASGAALLPDIDHPKSTVASTFGGVSRGASAALSGFSGFLYRLTRTKRDSDRDGTHRGFTHTLIFAVLAGLATTAIVQTSQGTALGVLMFFFAGLAVRGLMHTWCPRKDAILITVASLVLTLACWAWAGDQPTDAAAFGLAVMIGCVAHFVGDAITEQGCPMLWPVPLTGKTWYPVAPPKVMRMRTGGKVEMVLVGPGLTIVAVALSSVVLYRVGAAPWLAQLDLPPEVMAWIAPSS; encoded by the coding sequence ATGGCGACGGGACCGACGCATGCGATGAGCGGGCTGGCGGCGTGGGCGGCGGTGACGGCGCTGGCCGACACGCACGCGATCGGCCAATTATCGCCCAAGACCTGGGTCGTCGGGGCGACGCTGGCCTCCGGGGCCGCGCTGCTGCCCGACATCGACCACCCCAAGTCGACCGTCGCCAGCACCTTCGGCGGGGTCTCCCGCGGGGCTTCGGCGGCGCTCAGCGGGTTCAGCGGCTTCCTGTACCGCCTCACCCGCACCAAGCGCGACAGCGACCGCGACGGCACGCACCGCGGTTTCACCCACACCCTGATCTTCGCGGTGCTCGCCGGCCTGGCCACGACGGCGATCGTGCAGACCAGCCAGGGCACCGCGCTGGGCGTGCTGATGTTCTTCTTCGCCGGCCTGGCGGTGCGCGGCCTGATGCACACGTGGTGCCCCCGCAAGGACGCCATCCTGATCACGGTCGCCTCGCTGGTCCTCACGCTGGCGTGCTGGGCGTGGGCGGGCGACCAGCCCACCGACGCCGCCGCCTTCGGCCTGGCGGTGATGATCGGCTGCGTGGCGCACTTCGTCGGCGACGCCATCACCGAGCAGGGCTGCCCGATGCTCTGGCCGGTGCCGCTGACCGGCAAGACCTGGTATCCGGTGGCGCCGCCGAAGGTGATGCGCATGCGCACCGGGGGCAAGGTCGAGATGGTGCTGGTCGGCCCGGGCCTGACGATCGTCGCGGTGGCCCTCAGCTCGGTCGTGCTCTACCGGGTGGGCGCGGCGCCGTGGCTGGCCCAGCTCGACCTCCCGCCGGAGGTCATGGCCTGGATCGCCCCTTCCTCCTGA
- a CDS encoding TetR-like C-terminal domain-containing protein: MSEASRRKSPPVRFREVAQRFRSWALVRPHRYPQLFGTPGYRAPS, translated from the coding sequence GTGTCGGAGGCGAGCAGGCGCAAGTCCCCGCCGGTCCGGTTCCGGGAGGTGGCGCAGCGCTTCCGGTCGTGGGCGCTGGTGCGGCCGCACCGGTACCCGCAGTTGTTCGGCACCCCCGGCTACCGAGCCCCGAGTTGA
- a CDS encoding NADP-dependent isocitrate dehydrogenase — protein sequence MSKIKVQGTIAELDGDEMTRIIWQFIKDKLIHPYLDVNLDYYDLGIEHRDATDDQVTVDAANAIKKYGVGVKCATITPDEARVEEFGLKKMWRSPNGTIRNILGGVIFREPIVISNIPRYVPTWTKPIVIGRHAHGDQYKATDFKVPGPGTVTVTYTPEDGGEPIEFEVAKFGEDGGVAMAMYNYRRSIEEFARASFRYGLERGYPVYMSTKNTILKSYDGLFKDVFQEVFDAEYKADFDAKGLTYEHRLIDDMVATAMKWEGGYVWACKNYDGDVQSDTVAQGFGSLGLMTSVLMTEDGKVEAEAAHGTVTRHFRQHQQGKPTSTNPIASIFAWTRGLQHRGKLDSTPEVVGFAEALEKVVIETVESGRMTKDLALLVGGDQGYQTTEEFLATLDDNLQKRMANR from the coding sequence ATGAGCAAGATCAAGGTCCAGGGCACCATCGCCGAGCTCGACGGCGACGAGATGACGCGGATCATCTGGCAGTTCATCAAGGACAAGCTGATCCACCCCTACCTGGACGTCAACCTCGACTACTACGACCTCGGCATCGAGCACCGGGACGCCACCGACGACCAGGTCACCGTCGACGCCGCGAACGCCATCAAGAAGTACGGCGTGGGCGTGAAGTGCGCCACCATCACCCCGGACGAGGCCCGCGTGGAGGAGTTCGGCCTGAAGAAGATGTGGCGGAGCCCGAACGGGACCATCCGCAACATCCTCGGTGGCGTGATCTTCCGCGAGCCGATCGTCATCTCCAACATCCCGCGCTACGTACCGACGTGGACCAAGCCGATCGTCATCGGCCGCCACGCGCACGGCGACCAGTACAAGGCGACCGACTTCAAGGTGCCGGGCCCGGGCACGGTGACCGTCACCTACACGCCGGAGGACGGCGGCGAGCCGATCGAGTTCGAGGTCGCCAAGTTCGGTGAGGACGGCGGCGTGGCCATGGCCATGTACAACTACAGGCGCTCGATCGAGGAGTTCGCGCGCGCGTCCTTCCGCTACGGCCTCGAGCGCGGCTACCCGGTGTACATGTCCACCAAGAACACGATCCTCAAGTCCTACGACGGCTTGTTCAAGGACGTGTTCCAGGAGGTCTTCGACGCCGAGTACAAGGCCGACTTCGACGCCAAGGGCCTGACCTACGAGCACCGGCTGATCGACGACATGGTCGCCACCGCCATGAAGTGGGAGGGCGGCTACGTCTGGGCCTGCAAGAACTACGACGGTGACGTGCAGTCCGACACCGTCGCGCAGGGCTTCGGCTCGCTGGGCCTGATGACCTCGGTGCTGATGACCGAGGACGGCAAGGTCGAGGCCGAGGCCGCGCACGGCACGGTCACCCGGCACTTCCGCCAGCACCAGCAGGGCAAGCCGACCTCGACCAACCCGATCGCGTCGATCTTCGCCTGGACGCGCGGCCTGCAGCACCGCGGCAAGCTGGACTCGACCCCCGAGGTCGTCGGCTTCGCCGAGGCGCTGGAGAAGGTCGTCATCGAGACCGTCGAGAGCGGCCGGATGACCAAGGACCTGGCGCTGCTGGTCGGCGGCGACCAGGGCTACCAGACCACCGAGGAGTTCCTCGCGACGCTGGACGACAACCTGCAGAAGAGGATGGCCAACCGCTGA
- a CDS encoding helix-turn-helix domain-containing protein has protein sequence MARQDATEEPARLTANEADGGTPPASAVLYTPAEAARLLAIKESWLRRKASMRTIPCTFLGKHLRFSDENIREIVHISHSPAARSSQRH, from the coding sequence ATGGCCCGACAGGACGCCACCGAGGAACCCGCACGCCTCACCGCCAACGAAGCAGACGGGGGCACACCTCCCGCCTCGGCGGTCCTCTACACGCCGGCCGAGGCAGCCAGACTGCTCGCGATCAAGGAATCATGGCTGCGACGTAAAGCCAGCATGCGCACCATCCCATGCACCTTCCTCGGCAAGCACCTTCGATTCTCCGACGAAAACATTCGCGAAATCGTCCACATCTCCCACTCTCCGGCCGCACGTTCTTCCCAGAGACACTGA
- a CDS encoding tyrosine-type recombinase/integrase: MAWIEQHGAGWRVRYHRPDGTIASEAGYTHPDHARDRAADIEYETRQGTFTDPRKAQTTFGEWTEIWSDAHDVAESTWAKYRAHLRNHILPRFADSPLADISHIKVKQWAKGLRRRLGDPTVADIVTILSMILAEAVDEDYIGKNPCRRLRLNLEPSAPKETATASVVRRVADRCDPAYRTLIITAAYTGMRWGELAGLQWHNVTLDGTATITIDKDKGALHEIGGRLELGPPKTPASARTLHLPAFLVTLLLEHAARQFHDHVFTGGNDGLLRRANFRGRIWLPAVAGHKRRGWAPIQPGLTFHGLRHTHKTWLNEDHVDRALQHQRLGHRMPGVEGIYSHVTQPMIDHLTTALDHRWRRSADSQR; encoded by the coding sequence ATGGCCTGGATCGAACAGCATGGCGCAGGGTGGCGGGTGCGCTACCACCGGCCCGACGGCACCATCGCCAGCGAAGCCGGCTACACCCACCCCGACCACGCCCGCGATCGTGCCGCAGACATCGAGTACGAGACCCGGCAAGGAACGTTCACCGACCCGCGCAAGGCACAGACCACGTTCGGCGAGTGGACCGAGATCTGGTCCGACGCTCACGACGTCGCTGAGAGCACCTGGGCGAAGTATCGGGCACACCTGCGCAACCACATCCTGCCCAGATTCGCCGACTCGCCCCTGGCTGACATCAGCCACATCAAGGTAAAGCAGTGGGCAAAGGGGCTGCGCCGCCGCCTCGGTGACCCCACCGTCGCCGACATCGTCACGATCCTGTCGATGATCCTGGCCGAAGCGGTCGACGAGGACTACATCGGCAAGAACCCGTGCCGACGCCTCAGGCTCAACCTGGAGCCGTCAGCACCCAAGGAGACGGCCACCGCCAGCGTCGTGCGCCGCGTCGCTGATCGTTGCGACCCGGCGTACCGGACGCTTATCATCACCGCCGCTTACACCGGCATGCGGTGGGGCGAACTGGCCGGGCTGCAATGGCACAACGTCACCCTCGACGGCACCGCCACCATCACCATCGACAAAGACAAAGGCGCACTCCACGAGATCGGCGGGCGCCTCGAACTCGGCCCACCCAAGACGCCCGCCAGCGCCCGCACCCTGCACCTGCCCGCCTTCTTGGTCACGCTCCTGCTCGAACACGCCGCACGCCAGTTTCATGACCATGTCTTCACCGGAGGCAACGACGGGCTGCTGCGACGAGCCAACTTCCGCGGCCGCATCTGGCTGCCCGCCGTCGCCGGGCACAAGCGGAGGGGCTGGGCACCGATCCAACCGGGACTGACCTTCCACGGGCTACGCCACACCCATAAAACCTGGCTCAACGAAGACCACGTCGACAGAGCCCTGCAACACCAACGACTCGGACATCGCATGCCCGGCGTCGAAGGCATCTACTCCCACGTGACCCAGCCGATGATCGATCACCTGACGACCGCGCTCGACCACCGGTGGCGGCGATCCGCCGACAGTCAGCGGTGA
- a CDS encoding helix-turn-helix domain-containing protein, protein MPTIARWTGFEAKLLRDALRLTVNDFAALLGVSTRTINKWESKRAEITPLPEMQSALDTALTRAADDVRERFDQLKQAAYGAGEPRTVQAYRPAVTAGSAGSSQTMVGNIVEFIGSDMATRREFLELSLLTGTALVVPVRHWAAASPVVPVKPGQVGPDEIDSLEQAVDLFRRWDASGQGGLHRKAVLGQLNAVVETLEHSHPAAAQRRLFEVVGQLAQLAGWMTWDAGFPVGAQRYFLYALDACKHAGALDLGAKVVGDMAQLSKALGQYEDSLAMVRTALATLPRNANPLVRSELHGHEACAYARFGRDEATNTRRSAEASLEAFDQATADAHQPWNQYMDRAEVESLASAAYTQLALRDTRSERVTTYSQHAEVHALNAAAHRQQHRLRSRLFDDLRMSKVRLAQQEPEESAVLAQRALHQAEAISSSHALNRLLDHSRNLTDRYGDVVTVVDFHANLTEYVHKVAPGRKNDLA, encoded by the coding sequence ATGCCGACCATCGCTCGTTGGACCGGGTTCGAGGCCAAGCTGCTTCGAGACGCGCTTCGGCTCACGGTCAATGACTTCGCAGCGTTGCTGGGTGTGAGCACAAGGACGATCAACAAATGGGAGTCAAAGCGAGCCGAAATCACGCCGCTCCCCGAGATGCAATCGGCCCTCGACACCGCGCTCACTCGAGCAGCAGACGACGTTCGTGAAAGGTTCGACCAACTCAAGCAGGCCGCCTACGGAGCTGGAGAGCCTCGCACCGTGCAGGCTTACCGGCCCGCCGTCACCGCTGGGTCGGCCGGTTCGTCGCAGACCATGGTCGGCAACATTGTGGAGTTCATCGGGAGCGACATGGCAACACGTCGAGAGTTTCTGGAGCTGTCGCTGCTCACCGGCACAGCTCTCGTAGTCCCGGTGAGGCACTGGGCCGCTGCTTCCCCGGTCGTCCCCGTCAAGCCCGGCCAGGTCGGCCCCGACGAGATCGACAGCCTGGAGCAGGCCGTGGACCTGTTCCGACGATGGGACGCATCAGGCCAAGGGGGCTTGCACCGCAAAGCCGTGCTCGGTCAGCTCAACGCCGTGGTCGAAACCCTTGAGCACAGCCATCCGGCCGCCGCTCAGCGTCGGCTGTTCGAAGTCGTCGGTCAGCTCGCCCAGCTCGCAGGGTGGATGACTTGGGATGCAGGCTTTCCCGTCGGGGCTCAGCGCTACTTCCTCTACGCCTTGGATGCCTGCAAACATGCCGGTGCGCTGGATCTCGGGGCGAAGGTTGTCGGGGACATGGCGCAGCTGTCCAAGGCGTTGGGCCAATATGAGGACAGTCTGGCCATGGTCCGTACTGCGCTGGCGACCCTGCCCAGGAACGCCAACCCGTTGGTTCGCTCCGAGCTGCACGGCCACGAAGCGTGCGCTTATGCGCGGTTCGGAAGGGACGAGGCAACGAATACCCGCCGGTCGGCCGAAGCCTCGTTGGAGGCATTCGATCAAGCGACCGCGGATGCTCATCAACCCTGGAACCAGTACATGGACCGCGCGGAAGTCGAGAGCCTGGCTTCCGCCGCGTACACCCAGCTCGCACTACGAGACACCAGGTCAGAGCGCGTGACGACCTATTCGCAGCATGCCGAGGTCCACGCACTCAACGCCGCGGCCCATCGACAGCAGCACCGGCTGCGCAGCCGGTTGTTCGACGACCTCCGGATGAGCAAGGTCCGGCTCGCCCAGCAGGAACCGGAGGAGTCAGCAGTGCTCGCACAACGAGCACTGCACCAGGCCGAGGCGATCAGCTCCTCCCACGCGCTCAACCGCCTCCTCGACCACTCCAGGAACCTCACCGACCGATACGGTGACGTGGTGACCGTCGTTGACTTCCACGCCAACCTGACGGAGTACGTGCACAAGGTCGCCCCCGGGAGAAAGAACGATCTGGCGTGA
- a CDS encoding GNAT family N-acetyltransferase, with the protein MTDSPVEFHRVPVEEAGPLGDELGEVYREVFSEPPYNYTDEHVRLFKDRFAVQHQREGAGLIIARASDGTMAGFSFGLTMPPSAPWWTDLTTDVDPGLTEEPRGRTFVLIELLVRTPWRRTGVAAKLHDLLLEDRPEQRATLTVQPAAGPAQHAYASWGWRKVAQKRNPLPGSPIFDVLVKYLQS; encoded by the coding sequence GTGACTGACTCACCTGTTGAGTTCCACCGTGTCCCCGTCGAGGAGGCAGGCCCGCTCGGCGACGAGCTCGGTGAGGTCTACCGCGAAGTGTTCTCCGAGCCCCCGTACAACTACACCGACGAGCACGTTCGCCTGTTCAAAGACCGGTTCGCTGTCCAACACCAGCGCGAAGGCGCAGGCCTGATCATTGCCCGTGCATCGGACGGGACCATGGCCGGCTTCAGCTTCGGCCTCACCATGCCCCCGTCCGCCCCATGGTGGACCGACCTCACCACCGACGTGGATCCCGGACTCACCGAGGAGCCACGCGGCCGCACCTTCGTCCTGATCGAACTTCTCGTGCGGACACCCTGGCGGCGTACCGGTGTGGCGGCCAAGCTCCACGACCTCCTGCTCGAAGACCGTCCGGAACAGCGGGCGACCCTGACGGTCCAACCGGCTGCCGGTCCGGCACAACACGCGTACGCGAGCTGGGGATGGCGCAAAGTCGCCCAGAAACGTAACCCCCTACCCGGATCACCGATCTTCGACGTGCTTGTCAAATACCTCCAGTCCTGA
- a CDS encoding DUF1918 domain-containing protein, with protein sequence MKAAVGDQLHVHSKHVDEADQTGEILEVRGADGAPPYLVRFKDGHQSLVYPGGDCEVEKPAAQQ encoded by the coding sequence ATGAAGGCAGCGGTGGGCGATCAGTTGCACGTGCACAGCAAGCACGTCGACGAGGCCGACCAGACCGGCGAGATCCTGGAGGTGCGCGGGGCGGACGGCGCCCCGCCCTACCTGGTCCGGTTCAAGGACGGGCACCAGAGCCTGGTCTACCCGGGCGGCGACTGCGAGGTGGAGAAGCCGGCCGCGCAGCAGTGA
- a CDS encoding DUF4177 domain-containing protein has protein sequence MPYEYKVVELREKMLGGKMSGDKLERVLNEHATQGWQLKAITGADVKGRLGPGGVEGLLVTFERPV, from the coding sequence ATGCCCTACGAATACAAGGTGGTCGAGCTGAGGGAGAAGATGCTCGGCGGCAAGATGTCGGGGGACAAGCTGGAGCGGGTCCTCAACGAGCACGCCACGCAGGGCTGGCAGCTCAAGGCGATCACGGGCGCCGATGTCAAGGGCCGCCTCGGCCCGGGCGGCGTCGAGGGCCTGCTCGTCACCTTCGAACGCCCGGTGTGA
- a CDS encoding NUDIX domain-containing protein, producing the protein MGAATTEIIARAVIRRNGQLLVVRQRTKSWSFLPGGHVEPGEKVEAALVRELDEELGTEAKITGFLGAVEHGYIERGTTHHEINFVFDVTITDPEPVSQEDHLEFRWLPHDQLADTDVRPHALKDALITVGEDRTPFWHAWNG; encoded by the coding sequence ATGGGCGCCGCGACCACCGAGATCATCGCCCGCGCTGTCATCCGCCGCAACGGCCAACTCCTCGTGGTGCGACAACGCACGAAGTCATGGTCCTTCCTGCCTGGTGGCCACGTCGAACCCGGCGAAAAGGTGGAAGCCGCCCTCGTGCGCGAGTTGGACGAGGAACTCGGCACCGAAGCCAAGATCACCGGCTTCCTCGGCGCGGTCGAGCACGGATACATCGAACGCGGCACCACGCATCACGAGATCAACTTCGTCTTCGATGTCACCATCACCGACCCGGAACCCGTCAGCCAGGAAGACCACCTGGAGTTCCGCTGGCTGCCGCATGACCAGCTCGCCGACACCGACGTGCGGCCCCATGCACTGAAGGATGCCCTGATCACCGTCGGGGAGGACCGCACTCCTTTCTGGCACGCCTGGAACGGCTGA
- a CDS encoding NAD-dependent epimerase/dehydratase family protein, with translation MNETYDTDHSRVVLVTGAAGLIGVPVVRALRARGFRVVAVDDGSAGTLHRLNEFADYPEVRRQVLDIRQRSELVQLMAAERPWAVVHLAAQHFIPACDRAPAETLAINVLGTQHVLDACAVNPPQRLVFASTADVYAPTNRPHHEDDQLQPQGVYGWSKLFSERLLQDQAHRLGSCTTVVARLFNVYGPGDPHPHLLPEVLRQARRSQTLYLGDLEAARDFVYVDDVADALLALLRTRRSGVFNIGSGVPATGRELIDIVASIIGQRLDTRVDAERLRRRTRSMSFANPDRLRQIVPWWPRTPLREGIRRTIATGLPAHGVEPEDKAS, from the coding sequence GTGAACGAGACGTACGACACCGATCACTCCCGCGTCGTACTCGTCACGGGCGCAGCCGGTCTGATCGGTGTTCCCGTGGTGCGTGCGCTTCGCGCACGGGGGTTCCGTGTCGTGGCGGTAGATGATGGCAGTGCCGGAACGCTGCACCGACTGAACGAGTTCGCCGATTACCCCGAGGTACGGCGTCAGGTACTCGACATCCGCCAGCGTTCAGAGCTTGTCCAGCTCATGGCGGCAGAACGGCCCTGGGCTGTGGTGCATCTTGCTGCGCAACACTTCATCCCCGCTTGTGACAGAGCACCTGCCGAAACATTGGCGATCAACGTGTTGGGCACCCAACATGTGCTCGATGCCTGTGCGGTCAACCCGCCACAACGGTTGGTGTTCGCCTCGACCGCCGACGTGTATGCGCCGACCAACCGCCCACACCACGAGGACGACCAGCTGCAACCACAGGGCGTGTACGGCTGGTCGAAGCTCTTCAGCGAACGTCTACTGCAGGACCAGGCGCACCGCCTCGGATCATGCACCACCGTGGTCGCTCGCCTGTTCAACGTCTACGGCCCCGGTGATCCGCACCCACACCTGCTTCCCGAGGTCCTCCGGCAGGCCCGACGTAGCCAGACGCTCTATCTCGGTGACCTGGAAGCGGCACGCGATTTCGTCTACGTCGATGACGTTGCCGATGCGTTGCTAGCACTCCTGCGCACCCGCAGGAGCGGAGTCTTCAACATCGGCTCGGGCGTTCCGGCCACTGGTCGTGAGCTCATCGATATTGTCGCCAGCATCATCGGCCAACGCCTGGACACGCGAGTGGACGCAGAGCGTCTCCGACGCCGAACACGGTCGATGTCATTTGCCAACCCGGATCGCCTGCGACAAATTGTGCCGTGGTGGCCTCGTACCCCCTTGCGAGAAGGAATCCGACGAACGATCGCGACAGGCCTCCCCGCACACGGTGTCGAGCCGGAGGACAAAGCATCATGA